A window of the Acidimicrobiales bacterium genome harbors these coding sequences:
- a CDS encoding MFS transporter: protein MTTTFDALSPAERGVLQRRTLFSLVGGVLPGGGALTAAVAANALLGEEITGRASLGTLAAAFLTIGGTLATTPLASYTSRHGRRRGLRLGWAIGFLGAISAFLAAAFGLYPFLLIGTLAMGAGQAANLSARYAAADLADETNRAKQIGKLVWTSSFSSALGPTIALGAMSAFAVWLGLNEYAGPYLMGIVLFAVAAFMVDRTLRPDPLEVIGGLLPPDADAPTGIGAIRAQFVRAGVGIRKIFVLPAARLAMVSMLVGQAVMVGVMTATPLHMKSGAHEIRVIGFVISVHIIGMYFLSPIVGWLVDRFGSRPVIAAGGVILFIGSEMASHTRAEDSLGVFVGLFLVGVGWSFGLIAGSSLLTSSFTVAERVPIQGAADLVMSGAGAIAALSAGVVYEFGSYHALSHYAGLAAVGMAAYAVWRILRSRDPQTAVAV, encoded by the coding sequence GTGACCACCACCTTCGATGCACTCTCCCCCGCCGAGCGCGGCGTACTGCAACGTCGAACGCTCTTCTCGCTCGTGGGCGGTGTCCTCCCCGGCGGTGGAGCGTTGACGGCGGCCGTGGCTGCCAACGCACTCCTGGGTGAGGAGATCACTGGGCGGGCGTCGCTCGGCACGTTGGCGGCCGCCTTCCTCACCATCGGAGGGACGCTGGCCACGACCCCGCTCGCCAGCTACACCTCGCGCCACGGACGGCGGCGCGGGCTTCGACTCGGCTGGGCCATCGGGTTCCTCGGCGCCATCAGCGCGTTCCTCGCTGCGGCGTTCGGCCTCTACCCGTTCCTGTTGATCGGCACACTGGCGATGGGCGCCGGTCAGGCCGCCAACCTCTCGGCTCGCTATGCCGCTGCCGATCTCGCCGACGAAACGAACCGGGCCAAGCAGATCGGCAAGCTGGTGTGGACATCGAGCTTCAGTTCGGCACTCGGACCCACGATCGCCCTCGGCGCCATGTCCGCGTTCGCCGTGTGGCTGGGACTCAATGAGTACGCGGGGCCGTACCTGATGGGCATCGTCCTGTTCGCCGTCGCCGCCTTCATGGTCGATCGCACCCTCCGGCCCGACCCGCTCGAGGTCATCGGTGGACTGCTACCGCCCGACGCCGACGCTCCAACGGGGATCGGCGCCATCCGGGCGCAGTTCGTGCGAGCCGGGGTCGGTATCCGCAAGATCTTCGTACTCCCCGCGGCGCGCCTGGCGATGGTGTCAATGCTCGTCGGCCAGGCGGTGATGGTCGGTGTGATGACCGCCACGCCACTCCACATGAAGTCCGGTGCCCACGAGATCCGCGTGATCGGCTTCGTCATCTCGGTGCACATCATCGGGATGTACTTCCTGTCGCCCATCGTCGGATGGTTGGTCGATCGTTTCGGTTCACGTCCTGTCATCGCCGCCGGCGGCGTGATCCTGTTCATCGGGTCCGAGATGGCGTCGCACACCCGAGCCGAGGACTCACTCGGGGTGTTCGTCGGCCTGTTCCTGGTCGGGGTCGGGTGGAGCTTCGGCCTCATCGCCGGCAGCTCGCTGCTCACCTCATCGTTCACCGTGGCCGAGCGGGTTCCCATCCAGGGTGCCGCCGACCTCGTCATGAGCGGTGCCGGTGCGATCGCCGCGTTGTCCGCCGGTGTGGTCTACGAGTTCGGCAGCTATCACGCGCTCAGCCACTATGCGGGTCTTGCTGCGGTCGGCATGGCGGCCTACGCGGTCTGGCGGATCCTGCGATCACGTGATCCCCAGACCGCCGTCGCCGTGTGA
- a CDS encoding carboxylesterase family protein has protein sequence MKIPATLRKVTNHDAPMADTTSGVVRGSYRRKRTIARYQGIPYAASTAGERRWRPPAPPEPWTGVRSCTRPSPMAYQRAANMQAFFDELVTGVGIPPAKKRAMALALKLPRPQSEDCLTVNVQHPVGASGLPVMMWIHGGDQTDGSGTDPFYTAPDLAERGCVLVTFNYRLGLFGWFAHPELAEESANQPSLGDGRPEGHDVSGNYGLLDQIAALEWVRDNIASFGGDPGQVTIFGESAGGQGVLNLMTAPAARSLFHRAIAQSPSDSARWLHQRKPMLDFPPAEASGRAFADLAVGEAADQLARLRAMDADALHALYQSHPELGRGFYPSIDGVVLPVTPMTAFSRQQQAPVPLLIGYNADEASLFRSVVHPAGAEFPPPPDGPESLDPTEIRDTFVASFGSAEAVDELFTLYPGLQFAREDARVRYLGDHLFGVHVDHASRQHASAGHPVFRYYFTAEPPSPRQTLGAFHSAEIPYVFGRSLPLFPVAEDQHLLVRDMGDRWFAFAATGVPDFPGRPSWPAFENANPRHMVFDRPSGIVEPLTPEPAFDLLRSRIQHLTAVAEATAPVATPARSPLIDLSDSSPSYERAMP, from the coding sequence ATGAAGATCCCAGCAACACTGCGCAAGGTCACCAACCACGATGCGCCGATGGCCGACACCACATCGGGCGTCGTGCGTGGCAGCTATCGACGAAAGCGCACGATCGCTCGCTACCAGGGCATTCCCTACGCTGCCTCGACCGCCGGCGAGCGTCGCTGGCGGCCACCTGCTCCCCCCGAGCCATGGACCGGCGTCCGCTCATGCACCCGGCCGAGCCCGATGGCCTACCAGCGGGCGGCCAACATGCAGGCGTTCTTCGACGAGCTGGTCACCGGGGTCGGGATCCCGCCGGCGAAGAAGCGGGCAATGGCGCTCGCCCTCAAACTGCCCCGTCCGCAGAGCGAGGACTGTCTGACCGTCAACGTGCAGCATCCGGTGGGTGCCAGCGGGCTCCCGGTGATGATGTGGATCCACGGTGGCGATCAGACCGACGGCAGCGGCACCGATCCCTTCTACACCGCTCCCGACCTTGCCGAGCGAGGCTGCGTGCTCGTCACGTTCAACTACCGCCTCGGACTCTTCGGCTGGTTCGCTCATCCCGAATTGGCCGAAGAATCGGCGAACCAACCGTCGCTGGGCGATGGCCGACCCGAGGGGCACGACGTCTCGGGTAACTACGGCCTACTCGACCAGATCGCCGCGCTCGAATGGGTGCGCGACAACATCGCTTCGTTCGGCGGCGACCCCGGACAGGTCACGATCTTCGGCGAGTCGGCCGGCGGCCAAGGGGTGCTCAACCTCATGACGGCTCCGGCAGCCCGCAGCTTGTTCCACCGAGCGATCGCCCAGAGCCCGAGCGACTCCGCTCGCTGGCTGCACCAGCGCAAACCGATGCTCGACTTCCCACCGGCCGAGGCATCCGGCCGTGCCTTTGCCGACCTTGCCGTCGGCGAGGCGGCGGATCAGTTGGCACGACTGCGAGCCATGGATGCCGACGCGCTCCATGCGCTGTATCAGTCCCACCCCGAACTGGGCCGAGGCTTCTACCCGAGCATCGACGGCGTCGTGCTTCCGGTCACGCCGATGACGGCCTTCTCCCGCCAACAGCAAGCGCCGGTCCCGCTGCTGATCGGCTACAACGCCGACGAGGCGTCACTCTTCCGGTCGGTCGTACACCCTGCCGGCGCCGAGTTCCCCCCGCCCCCCGATGGTCCCGAGTCGCTCGACCCCACCGAGATCCGCGACACGTTCGTCGCCTCGTTCGGCTCGGCCGAAGCGGTCGACGAGTTGTTCACGCTGTATCCCGGGCTCCAGTTTGCACGGGAAGACGCACGAGTGCGATACCTCGGCGATCATCTCTTCGGCGTGCATGTCGATCACGCCAGCCGCCAGCACGCTTCCGCCGGTCACCCCGTCTTCCGCTACTACTTCACCGCCGAGCCGCCGTCGCCCCGACAGACGCTCGGAGCATTCCACTCGGCCGAGATCCCCTACGTGTTCGGGCGGAGCCTGCCGCTCTTCCCCGTGGCCGAGGACCAACACCTGCTGGTACGCGACATGGGCGATCGCTGGTTCGCGTTCGCAGCAACCGGTGTTCCCGACTTCCCCGGCCGCCCGTCGTGGCCGGCGTTCGAGAACGCGAACCCTCGCCACATGGTGTTCGATCGCCCGTCGGGCATCGTCGAACCGCTGACGCCCGAGCCCGCCTTCGATCTCCTGCGATCCCGCATTCAGCACCTCACCGCCGTGGCCGAGGCGACGGCGCCCGTCGCCACTCCCGCCCGATCACCGCTGATCGATCTGTCCGACTCCTCTCCCTCCTACGAACGAGCCATGCCGTGA
- a CDS encoding glutamine--tRNA ligase/YqeY domain fusion protein, whose protein sequence is MTSTATGADGLGESTGTDFIRDKIRADLASGKYGGRVQTRFPPEPNGYLHIGHAKAICLNFELAAEFGGICMLRFDDTNPETEDHEYIDAIIDDVAWLGYTPAEVRYASDYFPQIYAWAEDLVSKGLAYVDDQDAETISAQRGGFGKPGIESPYRNRSVEENLGLLRQMRDGAFADSEKVLRAKIDMQSDNMQLRDPVLYRIRRVPHVRTHDDWIIYPTYDWAHGQSDAIELVTHSICTLEFTDHRPLYDWCLAQLELPDVAPEQTEFARLNLTHTITSKRKLRQLVEDGHVDGWDDPRMPTLRGMRRKGYPPAAIRAFMDKISVAKTNAIHDIELLESFIRTELNQTALRRMAVLDPIKLTITNWPEGEVVMVEVPNNPEDPAAGSREVPFTGSLWIEKADFELDPPPKYYRLTPGREVRLRAGFFVTATEAITDDDGNVIEVLATYDPETKGGAAPDGRKVKSTMHWVSAPTAVDAVVYEYGRLFTDPTPGADGDDVFASLNPQSRVERHAKLEPALADAVPGQVVQFERLGYFAADTPLDGELRFHQTVGLKDEWANIQKRASGDAKPARGRRN, encoded by the coding sequence ATGACCTCGACTGCAACTGGTGCCGACGGCCTCGGCGAGTCCACCGGTACCGATTTCATCCGGGACAAGATCCGTGCCGACCTGGCATCGGGCAAGTACGGCGGTCGGGTCCAGACCCGCTTTCCGCCCGAGCCGAACGGCTATCTGCACATCGGCCACGCCAAGGCGATCTGCCTGAACTTCGAGCTGGCGGCCGAATTCGGCGGCATCTGCATGCTCCGGTTCGACGACACCAATCCCGAGACCGAAGATCACGAGTACATCGACGCGATCATCGACGACGTCGCCTGGCTGGGGTACACCCCCGCCGAGGTCCGCTACGCGTCGGACTACTTCCCCCAGATCTACGCCTGGGCCGAAGACCTCGTCAGCAAGGGCCTCGCCTACGTCGACGACCAGGATGCCGAGACCATCTCCGCCCAGCGCGGTGGGTTCGGCAAGCCGGGGATCGAGAGCCCCTACCGCAACCGTTCGGTCGAGGAGAACCTCGGTCTGCTTCGTCAGATGCGAGACGGTGCCTTCGCCGACAGCGAGAAGGTCCTCCGGGCCAAGATCGACATGCAGAGCGACAACATGCAGCTGCGCGATCCGGTGCTCTATCGCATCCGCCGAGTGCCGCACGTCCGAACGCATGACGACTGGATCATCTACCCGACGTATGACTGGGCGCACGGCCAGTCCGACGCCATCGAGCTGGTCACCCACTCTATCTGCACGCTCGAGTTCACCGACCACCGGCCGCTCTACGACTGGTGTCTGGCCCAGCTCGAACTGCCCGACGTCGCGCCCGAGCAGACCGAGTTCGCCCGCCTCAACCTGACCCATACGATCACCTCGAAGCGCAAACTCCGTCAGCTCGTCGAAGACGGCCACGTCGACGGATGGGACGATCCGCGTATGCCAACGCTGCGGGGCATGCGTCGCAAGGGCTACCCGCCGGCCGCTATCCGGGCGTTCATGGACAAGATCAGCGTGGCGAAGACCAACGCCATCCACGACATCGAACTCCTCGAATCGTTCATCCGCACCGAGCTCAACCAGACCGCGCTGCGTCGCATGGCGGTCCTCGATCCGATCAAGCTCACCATCACCAACTGGCCCGAGGGTGAGGTCGTGATGGTCGAGGTGCCCAACAACCCCGAAGACCCTGCCGCCGGGTCACGCGAGGTGCCGTTCACCGGGTCGCTGTGGATCGAGAAGGCCGACTTCGAACTCGACCCGCCGCCGAAGTACTACCGGCTCACGCCCGGTCGTGAGGTCCGACTGCGTGCCGGCTTCTTCGTCACCGCCACCGAGGCCATCACCGATGACGACGGCAATGTGATCGAGGTCCTCGCCACCTACGACCCCGAGACCAAGGGCGGCGCGGCCCCCGACGGTCGCAAGGTGAAGTCCACGATGCACTGGGTGTCGGCGCCCACGGCAGTCGACGCCGTGGTCTACGAATACGGACGCTTGTTCACCGATCCGACCCCGGGGGCTGATGGCGACGACGTGTTCGCATCACTCAACCCCCAGTCCCGGGTCGAGCGACACGCCAAGCTCGAGCCAGCGCTCGCCGACGCAGTCCCCGGCCAGGTCGTGCAGTTCGAGCGGCTCGGCTACTTCGCCGCCGACACCCCGCTCGATGGTGAGCTGCGTTTCCACCAGACGGTCGGACTCAAGGATGAGTGGGCCAACATCCAGAAGCGGGCGAGCGGCGACGCCAAGCCAGCGCGCGGGCGCCGCAACTGA
- a CDS encoding DJ-1/PfpI family protein produces the protein MDGVAADVEMEKTVLPAVILAYDGIAADEAGVVAEVLTNAGTPVIVAAVQVHDVTSFHGKVRASRSADELGPCSALIVPGGMGVRTAAADERLLESVRNLASQSTWLGATSTGSVLLAAAGLANGARATTHWLAQDLLEMWGITPVDQPFVEHGRLLTASGLGSSATLAFRLVGALHGVEAEQRARDRYRSSSTPTPPRGQRFWGWGKRRHRIVERPEPAFVDRASEVVLLDLDARSER, from the coding sequence ATGGACGGCGTGGCAGCGGATGTGGAGATGGAGAAGACCGTTCTGCCTGCAGTGATTCTGGCGTACGACGGGATCGCCGCCGACGAGGCGGGTGTCGTCGCCGAGGTCCTGACGAATGCCGGCACCCCCGTGATCGTTGCTGCCGTGCAGGTGCACGACGTCACCAGCTTTCACGGAAAGGTCCGGGCGTCCCGCTCGGCTGACGAGCTCGGTCCGTGCTCCGCCCTCATCGTTCCCGGCGGGATGGGTGTCCGAACGGCGGCCGCCGACGAGCGGTTGCTCGAGTCGGTTCGCAATCTCGCATCGCAGAGCACCTGGTTGGGTGCCACCTCGACCGGTTCGGTGTTGCTGGCTGCTGCTGGCCTGGCCAACGGGGCGCGAGCGACGACGCACTGGCTGGCGCAGGATCTCCTCGAGATGTGGGGCATCACACCCGTCGACCAGCCGTTCGTCGAGCACGGCCGGCTGCTCACCGCCTCCGGTCTGGGTTCGTCGGCAACGCTTGCGTTCCGGCTCGTCGGCGCGCTACACGGCGTCGAAGCCGAGCAACGAGCGAGGGACCGCTACCGGTCGTCATCGACGCCAACGCCGCCGCGCGGCCAGCGATTCTGGGGTTGGGGCAAGCGCCGCCATCGCATCGTCGAGCGGCCGGAGCCGGCCTTCGTCGATCGGGCGAGCGAGGTGGTACTGCTCGACCTGGACGCACGATCCGAGCGCTGA